From the genome of Psychroserpens ponticola, one region includes:
- a CDS encoding YceI family protein — MKNNILKTGFIVILAMTIASFTTASEKSVNVKDSSITWKGHKVTGSHEGTINLLEGSLIFDGENLTAGQFTIDMTSIIVTDLEAGSGKEKLEGHLKSDDFFGVNNHKKAMFKINSVNGKNGTYRVYGDLTIKGITKPATFQMMIKGNTATASFKIDRTKYNIKYGSSSFFDNLKDKAIYDDFDLNVTLKF; from the coding sequence ATGAAAAACAACATTTTAAAAACAGGATTTATCGTGATATTAGCAATGACTATTGCTTCTTTCACAACAGCATCAGAAAAAAGCGTAAACGTAAAAGATAGTAGTATTACTTGGAAAGGTCACAAAGTAACTGGATCACATGAAGGAACAATAAATCTATTAGAAGGTTCATTAATATTTGATGGTGAAAATCTTACTGCTGGTCAATTCACAATCGATATGACATCAATTATTGTTACTGATTTAGAAGCTGGAAGCGGAAAAGAAAAACTAGAAGGTCATTTAAAATCTGATGATTTCTTTGGTGTAAATAACCATAAGAAAGCGATGTTCAAAATTAATTCAGTTAATGGAAAAAATGGAACATATAGAGTATATGGTGACTTAACGATTAAAGGAATTACAAAACCAGCAACGTTTCAAATGATGATAAAAGGCAATACTGCAACTGCTAGCTTTAAAATTGATAGAACTAAATATAATATCAAATATGGGTCTTCTAGTTTCTTTGATAATTTAAAAGACAAAGCAATTTATGACGATTTTGATCTAAATGTAACTTTAAAGTTTTAA
- a CDS encoding anthranilate synthase component I family protein: MKTFSLYTHYKKILADTITPVSIYLKIRDKYPNSILLESSDYHANDNSFSYICFNPIASIKVNDDTIEQQYPDGSSKKNYTKTVSVTEEIHKFTKRFKINSEDDFKFINNGIFGYTSYDAVKYFEDIEISNKPNSLVIPDIYYAVYQNIIAINHFKNEAYIFAHCFETENNIDEILQLISSKNFASYTFKTDSDISSNLTDKEYKNHVELAKKHCARGDVFQLVLSKKFSQGFKGDEFNVYRALRSINPSPYLFYFDYGDFKIFGSSPEAQLVVNNEQAEIHPIAGTFKRTGNDEEDQILAKKLAQDDKENAEHVMLVDLARNDLSRHGSEVKVETYREAQFFSHVIHLVSKVTGKVHKNTPTMQVVADTFPAGTLSGAPKHKAMQLIEKYEKTSRAFYGGAIGFMDFDGNYNHAIMIRTFMSKDHKLHWQAGAGLVSKSNPENELQEVYNKLGALTKAIEIAEDI, translated from the coding sequence ATGAAAACATTTAGTTTATACACGCATTACAAAAAAATATTAGCAGACACCATCACACCTGTTAGTATTTATCTAAAAATAAGAGATAAATATCCTAATAGCATCTTATTAGAGAGTAGTGACTATCATGCCAACGATAATAGTTTTTCTTATATCTGCTTTAACCCAATTGCTTCTATAAAGGTTAATGATGACACTATTGAACAACAATATCCTGACGGTAGTTCAAAAAAAAACTACACAAAAACAGTATCTGTAACTGAAGAAATTCACAAGTTCACCAAACGATTCAAGATAAATTCTGAAGACGATTTCAAATTTATAAATAACGGTATTTTTGGATATACTTCTTATGATGCTGTAAAATACTTCGAAGATATTGAAATTAGCAATAAACCAAACTCTCTAGTAATCCCAGACATTTACTATGCTGTATATCAAAACATAATAGCTATCAATCATTTTAAAAATGAAGCTTACATATTTGCGCACTGTTTCGAAACTGAAAACAATATTGATGAAATTTTACAATTAATTAGTTCAAAAAACTTTGCGTCTTATACGTTTAAAACCGATTCTGATATCTCATCAAACCTTACAGACAAAGAATATAAAAATCATGTCGAATTAGCAAAAAAACATTGCGCTCGTGGTGATGTATTTCAATTGGTCCTTTCAAAAAAGTTTTCTCAAGGTTTTAAAGGAGATGAATTTAATGTGTATCGCGCGTTACGAAGTATTAATCCGTCGCCTTATTTGTTTTATTTCGACTATGGCGATTTTAAAATCTTTGGAAGTTCTCCCGAAGCACAACTTGTAGTTAATAATGAACAAGCAGAAATTCATCCTATTGCTGGCACGTTTAAAAGAACAGGAAATGATGAAGAAGATCAAATCTTAGCTAAAAAACTAGCGCAAGACGATAAAGAAAATGCAGAACATGTGATGCTTGTTGATTTAGCAAGAAACGATTTAAGTCGACATGGAAGTGAAGTGAAAGTTGAAACTTATAGAGAAGCTCAATTTTTCTCTCATGTGATTCATCTCGTTAGTAAAGTCACTGGGAAAGTTCATAAAAACACACCTACGATGCAAGTAGTTGCAGACACATTTCCTGCAGGAACACTAAGTGGTGCACCAAAACATAAAGCCATGCAATTAATCGAAAAATATGAAAAAACAAGTAGAGCTTTTTATGGTGGAGCTATTGGTTTTATGGATTTCGATGGCAATTATAACCATGCTATAATGATACGAACTTTTATGAGTAAAGATCATAAACTGCATTGGCAAGCTGGAGCTGGTTTGGTTTCAAAATCCAATCCAGAAAATGAATTACAAGAAGTCTATAATAAATTAGGTGCATTAACAAAAGCGATTGAAATAGCTGAAGACATTTAA
- a CDS encoding anthranilate synthase component II gives MKVLVIDNYDSFTYNLVHYLEDLNCQVTVKRNDKLTLEEVDAFQKIVLSPGPGIPDEAGLLKAIIKAYAPTKSILGVCLGQQAIGEVFGGSLINLDEVYHGVATPVQITVDDETLFQNMDKSIEVGRYHSWVVDANLPEVLEATSVDNNGQIMSIRHKFYDVKGVQYHPESVLTPNGKQILENWIKS, from the coding sequence ATGAAAGTATTAGTAATAGACAACTACGATAGTTTTACTTACAATCTAGTCCATTATTTAGAGGATTTAAATTGTCAAGTCACTGTAAAACGAAATGACAAACTAACGCTTGAGGAAGTTGATGCGTTTCAAAAAATCGTACTCTCTCCTGGACCTGGTATTCCAGATGAAGCTGGTCTTTTAAAAGCCATCATTAAAGCCTATGCTCCTACTAAAAGCATCTTAGGTGTTTGTTTAGGTCAACAAGCTATTGGTGAAGTTTTTGGAGGCTCACTTATAAACCTAGATGAAGTCTATCATGGTGTTGCAACTCCAGTTCAAATAACTGTTGATGATGAAACATTATTCCAGAATATGGATAAATCAATCGAAGTTGGTCGTTATCATTCATGGGTTGTAGATGCAAATTTACCTGAAGTACTAGAAGCTACTTCTGTTGATAATAACGGACAAATAATGTCAATAAGACATAAATTTTACGATGTAAAAGGTGTGCAATACCATCCAGAATCGGTTTTGACACCAAATGGAAAACAAATTTTAGAAAACTGGATTAAGAGTTAA
- the trpD gene encoding anthranilate phosphoribosyltransferase, which yields MKQILNRLINHETISSEEAKRVLVDISDGKFNQSQIASFLTIFMMRSITLEELQGFRDALLELCIPIDLSDFNAIDLCGTGGDGKDTFNISTLASFITAGAGVKVAKHGNYGVSSASGSSNVMEALGIHFSNKSDFLKYSIDKAGICVLHAPLFHPAMKNVAPIRKELGVKTFFNMLGPMVNPSFPKNQMVGVFNLELQRIYGYLYQNTDKNYSIVHALDGYDEISLTGNTKIISNRSETMLSPSDLNLNQIQQSEIFGGATVKAAAKIFKNIINCKGTDAQNNVVCANAGLAIATVKGISHQEGFHLAQDSLGSGRAKASLERLIELSK from the coding sequence ATGAAACAAATACTTAACAGATTAATAAATCATGAAACCATCTCAAGCGAAGAGGCCAAACGAGTATTGGTTGATATATCTGATGGAAAATTCAACCAAAGTCAGATTGCATCTTTCTTAACTATTTTCATGATGAGAAGTATAACATTAGAAGAATTACAAGGCTTTCGTGATGCTTTATTAGAACTTTGTATTCCTATAGATTTATCAGATTTTAATGCTATTGATTTATGCGGAACAGGTGGTGACGGAAAAGACACTTTCAATATTTCAACATTAGCATCTTTTATTACTGCAGGCGCTGGAGTTAAAGTAGCAAAACATGGAAATTACGGTGTGTCATCTGCTTCAGGATCGTCAAATGTTATGGAAGCTTTAGGAATTCATTTTTCAAACAAATCAGATTTCTTAAAATATTCAATCGATAAAGCCGGAATTTGTGTTTTACATGCACCATTATTTCATCCAGCTATGAAAAACGTAGCTCCTATTAGAAAAGAATTAGGAGTTAAAACTTTTTTCAACATGCTTGGCCCAATGGTTAACCCTTCATTCCCAAAAAACCAAATGGTTGGTGTATTCAATCTAGAATTACAACGTATATATGGGTATTTATATCAAAATACAGATAAAAATTATAGCATTGTTCATGCGCTTGATGGTTATGATGAAATTTCATTAACTGGAAATACTAAAATTATTTCTAATAGGTCTGAAACGATGTTAAGTCCATCTGATCTAAACCTAAATCAAATACAACAATCAGAAATTTTTGGAGGAGCAACTGTAAAAGCTGCGGCCAAAATTTTTAAAAACATTATCAATTGTAAAGGTACAGATGCTCAAAACAATGTCGTTTGTGCCAATGCTGGATTAGCAATAGCGACTGTAAAAGGGATTTCTCATCAGGAAGGATTTCATTTAGCACAAGATAGCCTAGGAAGCGGAAGAGCTAAAGCAAGTTTAGAGCGATTAATAGAGTTGAGTAAATAA
- the trpC gene encoding indole-3-glycerol phosphate synthase TrpC encodes MNILDKITTDKRIEVNLRKQLIPIKQLEQSVLFERDTISLAKKLRHSHTGIIAEHKRRSPSKQVINHNLNVFDVARGYENAEVCGMSVLTDGKYFGGSLDDLLTARSSCSLPLLRKEFIIDDYQILEAKAYGADVILLIAAILTKAEIKQFSELAKQLQLEVLLEIHNEKELHKSIMPSIDMLGVNNRNLKTFEVSLDTSKQLSELIPSDFVKVSESGISSIEAIKILQPYGYKGFLIGENFMKTDNPGESAIQFIKDLQS; translated from the coding sequence ATGAATATTTTAGATAAAATAACTACAGACAAACGTATCGAGGTTAATCTTCGAAAGCAACTCATTCCAATTAAACAATTGGAACAATCTGTTTTGTTTGAACGTGACACTATTTCATTAGCTAAAAAGTTGCGACATAGTCATACAGGAATTATAGCTGAGCACAAACGGCGTTCGCCTTCAAAACAAGTCATAAATCACAATTTAAATGTATTTGATGTTGCGAGAGGTTATGAAAACGCAGAAGTTTGCGGCATGTCTGTTCTAACAGATGGAAAATATTTTGGAGGCAGTTTAGACGACCTTCTAACTGCTCGTTCTAGTTGTAGTTTACCTTTACTTCGTAAAGAATTTATTATTGATGACTATCAAATTCTAGAAGCCAAAGCTTATGGAGCTGATGTCATATTATTAATTGCGGCAATTTTAACAAAAGCTGAAATCAAACAATTTTCAGAATTAGCAAAACAATTACAATTGGAGGTTTTACTTGAAATTCATAACGAAAAAGAACTTCATAAATCAATCATGCCTAGTATTGATATGCTAGGTGTTAACAATAGAAATCTCAAAACTTTTGAAGTTAGTTTAGACACAAGTAAGCAATTAAGTGAATTGATTCCAAGCGATTTCGTAAAAGTTTCAGAAAGTGGTATTTCTAGTATTGAAGCTATTAAAATACTACAACCTTATGGTTATAAAGGATTCTTAATTGGAGAGAATTTCATGAAAACTGATAATCCTGGAGAAAGCGCAATTCAATTTATTAAAGACTTACAATCATGA
- a CDS encoding phosphoribosylanthranilate isomerase, with protein MKLKICGMKNENNILNVAKLNPDYMGFIFYKNSPRYFKSVIPELPKNIKKIGVFVDATFDYITGIVNKHNLQGVQLHGNESPELCKQLQDSNCTVIKVFSIKNTFNFNSLEPYEDVCDYYLFDTKGKQPGGNGFTFDWSVLKKYSSIKPFFLSGGIGPHELDNLLSFLKRPEAIFCHALDLNSKFETNLGLKNTDKLKAFKDQLIANNYDV; from the coding sequence ATGAAACTGAAAATTTGCGGAATGAAAAATGAAAACAACATTTTAAATGTTGCAAAATTAAATCCAGATTATATGGGTTTCATTTTTTACAAAAATTCGCCACGTTATTTTAAAAGTGTTATTCCAGAATTACCTAAGAATATTAAAAAAATTGGAGTATTCGTCGATGCAACTTTTGATTACATCACAGGTATTGTCAACAAACACAATTTACAAGGTGTACAATTACATGGTAATGAATCTCCAGAACTATGTAAACAACTACAAGATTCAAATTGTACAGTAATAAAAGTATTTTCTATAAAAAACACCTTCAACTTTAATAGTTTAGAACCTTACGAAGATGTTTGTGATTACTATTTATTCGATACAAAAGGGAAACAACCAGGAGGAAATGGTTTCACTTTTGATTGGAGTGTTTTAAAAAAATACTCTTCAATAAAACCATTTTTTTTAAGTGGTGGCATTGGACCACATGAATTAGATAATTTATTATCATTTCTAAAAAGGCCTGAAGCGATTTTTTGCCACGCATTAGATTTAAATAGTAAATTCGAAACCAACTTAGGCTTAAAAAACACAGACAAATTAAAAGCATTTAAAGATCAACTTATAGCAAACAACTATGACGTATAA
- the trpB gene encoding tryptophan synthase subunit beta yields the protein MTYNIDDKGYYGEFGGAYIPEMLYPNVEELRQNYLKVMAEPSFKKEFDQLLKDYVGRPSPLYFAKRLSNKYKTKIYLKREDLNHTGAHKINNTIGQILMAQRLGKTRIIAETGAGQHGVATATVCALMGLKCIVYMGEIDIARQAPNVARMKMLGAEVRPALSGSRTLKDATNEAIRDWINNPVNTHYIIGSVVGPHPYPDMVARFQAIVSEEIQWQLNEKEGTTKPDYVVACVGGGSNAAGAFYHYLDDTDVKLIAVEAAGKGIHSGESAATSVLGREGIIHGSKTLLMQTNDGQITEPYSISAGLDYPGVGPMHAHLYTSGRAEFLSITDDEAMKSGLELSQLEGIIPAIESSHALAILEQKKFNADDIVVINLSGRGDKDLQNYIDYFKL from the coding sequence ATGACGTATAACATTGACGACAAAGGCTACTATGGTGAATTTGGAGGCGCATATATTCCAGAAATGCTCTATCCTAACGTGGAAGAGTTACGACAAAACTATCTTAAGGTAATGGCTGAGCCTTCTTTCAAAAAGGAGTTTGACCAATTACTAAAAGATTATGTTGGTCGTCCTTCTCCACTCTATTTTGCCAAACGATTAAGCAATAAATACAAGACAAAAATCTATCTTAAACGGGAAGATTTAAATCATACTGGTGCACATAAAATCAATAATACAATCGGTCAAATTCTAATGGCGCAACGCTTAGGAAAAACTAGAATTATTGCCGAAACTGGAGCAGGACAACATGGTGTCGCTACAGCAACAGTTTGCGCATTGATGGGATTAAAATGCATTGTGTATATGGGAGAAATTGATATTGCTCGTCAAGCTCCTAATGTGGCACGCATGAAAATGTTAGGTGCTGAAGTTAGACCAGCGCTTTCAGGTAGTCGCACTTTAAAAGATGCTACAAATGAAGCCATTCGTGACTGGATTAATAATCCTGTCAACACACATTATATTATTGGTAGTGTTGTTGGTCCTCATCCTTATCCAGATATGGTAGCGCGTTTTCAAGCCATCGTTTCCGAAGAAATCCAATGGCAACTCAACGAGAAAGAAGGCACAACTAAACCAGATTATGTGGTTGCTTGTGTTGGTGGTGGAAGCAATGCGGCTGGTGCTTTTTATCATTATTTAGACGATACTGACGTAAAACTCATTGCTGTTGAAGCTGCTGGAAAAGGCATTCATTCTGGTGAAAGTGCTGCAACTTCGGTTTTAGGTCGTGAAGGGATTATTCATGGAAGCAAAACATTGTTGATGCAAACTAACGACGGACAAATTACCGAGCCTTATTCTATTTCTGCTGGTTTAGATTATCCTGGTGTCGGACCAATGCATGCGCATTTGTATACATCTGGTCGTGCTGAATTCTTGTCTATTACAGATGATGAAGCCATGAAATCAGGATTGGAGTTAAGTCAGTTAGAAGGTATAATTCCAGCTATTGAAAGCTCACATGCTTTAGCTATTTTGGAGCAGAAAAAATTCAATGCAGATGATATTGTAGTCATCAACCTATCTGGACGAGGTGATAAAGATTTACAGAATTATATCGATTATTTTAAATTGTAA
- the trpA gene encoding tryptophan synthase subunit alpha yields the protein MNRINQKLKKDKKLLSIYFSAGYPNLNDSVSIIQNLEKSGVDMIEIGLPFSDPLADGPTIQASSTQALKNGMTTEILFNQLKDIRNTVSIPLIIMGYFNPMLQYGVEAFCKKCQDIGIDGLIIPDLPVDVYNEQYKATFEKYGLINVFLITPQTSNERINFIDSISEGFIYMVSSASVTGSSSGFGNEQTAYFKRIADMNLKNPQIVGFGISNNETFTQATQFAKGAIIGSAFIKHLLNNPIHKIKDFVNSIKY from the coding sequence ATGAACAGAATAAACCAAAAACTAAAAAAAGACAAAAAACTTCTATCCATATATTTTTCAGCAGGATATCCTAATTTAAACGATTCAGTTTCCATCATTCAAAACCTTGAAAAAAGTGGTGTAGATATGATAGAAATCGGACTTCCATTTAGTGATCCTTTAGCAGATGGACCAACCATACAAGCAAGTTCAACACAAGCGCTTAAAAATGGAATGACGACTGAAATTCTATTTAATCAATTAAAAGACATCAGAAACACGGTTTCTATTCCATTGATTATTATGGGTTATTTTAATCCGATGCTTCAATATGGTGTTGAAGCATTTTGTAAAAAATGTCAGGACATTGGTATTGACGGACTCATAATTCCAGATTTACCTGTAGATGTTTACAATGAACAATACAAAGCTACTTTTGAAAAATATGGTTTAATAAACGTATTTTTAATAACGCCTCAAACCTCAAATGAACGTATTAATTTTATTGATTCTATTTCAGAAGGGTTTATATATATGGTTAGTAGTGCAAGTGTAACAGGAAGCAGTTCTGGTTTTGGAAACGAACAAACAGCCTACTTTAAACGAATTGCTGATATGAATCTTAAAAATCCACAAATTGTTGGTTTTGGTATTTCAAATAATGAAACATTCACACAAGCGACTCAATTTGCAAAAGGAGCTATTATTGGTAGTGCATTTATTAAGCATCTGTTAAATAACCCAATACATAAAATTAAAGATTTCGTTAATTCAATTAAATATTAA
- a CDS encoding DUF805 domain-containing protein yields MEWYLKVVRDNYANFTGRARRQEYWMFVLFNFIFIIAVAMISGFLSSFLEAPIFMGLYIIYILGVIIPSLAVAVRRLHDTGKSGWYYLVSLIPFIGGIWLLILLATEGDVGPNAYGPDPKKPNTEEINEIGRKEIE; encoded by the coding sequence ATGGAATGGTATTTAAAAGTCGTAAGAGATAATTACGCAAATTTCACAGGAAGAGCAAGACGTCAAGAATATTGGATGTTTGTATTGTTTAACTTCATTTTTATTATAGCAGTAGCTATGATATCAGGATTTTTATCAAGCTTTTTAGAAGCTCCAATTTTTATGGGCTTATATATTATTTATATTTTAGGTGTAATTATTCCTAGTTTGGCTGTTGCTGTAAGACGACTACATGATACAGGAAAAAGTGGTTGGTATTACTTAGTATCTCTTATTCCTTTTATAGGTGGTATTTGGCTTTTAATATTACTTGCTACTGAAGGTGACGTCGGCCCAAATGCTTACGGTCCTGACCCAAAAAAACCTAATACAGAAGAAATTAACGAAATTGGGAGAAAAGAAATTGAATAA
- a CDS encoding tRNA (cytidine(34)-2'-O)-methyltransferase, giving the protein MPLNIVLFEPEIPNNTGNIGRLALASGSKLHLVKPFGFEISDSRLKRAGLDYWQHLDVTIYESIEEFFKIQLNKKFAFFSSHANKLHWEIPFEDNLFLIFGKESVGLPKDLIQKQKEHLYKIPMYSDYIRSLNLANAVSIVIYEGLKQIQ; this is encoded by the coding sequence ATGCCTCTTAACATCGTTTTATTTGAACCAGAAATCCCAAACAACACTGGTAATATTGGTCGATTGGCTTTAGCTTCAGGCTCAAAATTACACCTTGTAAAACCCTTTGGATTTGAAATTAGCGATAGTAGACTTAAACGAGCTGGATTAGATTATTGGCAACATTTAGATGTCACAATTTATGAATCTATTGAAGAATTTTTCAAAATACAGCTGAATAAAAAATTTGCATTCTTTTCAAGTCATGCTAATAAGTTACATTGGGAAATTCCTTTTGAAGATAATTTGTTTCTTATATTCGGAAAAGAATCTGTTGGTTTACCAAAAGATTTAATTCAAAAACAAAAAGAACATTTATATAAAATACCAATGTACAGCGATTATATTAGAAGTTTAAATCTTGCTAATGCTGTAAGTATTGTTATATATGAAGGTTTAAAACAAATACAATAA
- a CDS encoding YitT family protein encodes MLSRRTKIYKSLSEYAQIFLGIVLASIGLKAFLLPNGFLDGGVTGVALLIKTFVDINLSYLLIVFSIPFLILGYYTVSKRIILKSIVSILGLALFIHFENFETITDDKLLISIFGGLFLGSGIGIAIRNGSVLDGSEILGVFFNDRFGISIGKVILIFNVVLFSITAFLISVEIALYSILTYIVTAKVTDLIIEGFEDFIGVTIVSNEYKIIKPAILKELGAGMTIYKGKKGFGSRGKFEDFDIIHTIINRIDIKKLYRIVAEIDENAFIVEFDVNNVKGGVLRRYLDRKKGKKLANFLAEQNE; translated from the coding sequence ATGCTTTCAAGACGAACTAAAATATACAAATCACTTTCAGAATATGCTCAAATATTTTTAGGCATCGTATTAGCAAGTATTGGTTTAAAGGCTTTTTTATTACCCAACGGATTTCTAGATGGAGGAGTGACTGGAGTTGCGTTGTTAATTAAAACATTTGTAGATATTAACTTATCATACCTCTTAATTGTTTTTAGTATTCCGTTTTTAATTCTAGGTTATTATACGGTTTCAAAACGAATTATTTTAAAATCTATAGTTAGCATTTTAGGTTTAGCATTGTTTATTCATTTTGAAAATTTTGAAACTATAACAGACGACAAACTCCTCATTTCAATCTTTGGAGGTTTGTTTTTAGGATCAGGAATTGGAATCGCTATTAGAAATGGTTCTGTACTTGACGGTTCTGAAATTTTAGGCGTCTTTTTTAATGACCGCTTCGGAATTAGTATTGGTAAAGTAATTTTGATATTTAATGTGGTATTATTTTCGATTACTGCCTTTCTAATATCTGTTGAGATTGCGCTTTATTCAATTCTAACATACATCGTAACTGCCAAAGTCACAGATTTAATTATTGAAGGTTTTGAAGATTTTATTGGTGTTACCATCGTGTCAAATGAATATAAAATCATTAAACCTGCTATCCTAAAAGAGTTAGGAGCTGGCATGACTATTTATAAAGGAAAAAAAGGGTTTGGTAGCAGAGGTAAATTTGAAGACTTTGATATTATTCATACCATTATTAATCGTATTGATATAAAAAAACTGTATCGTATTGTTGCCGAAATCGATGAAAATGCCTTTATCGTTGAATTTGATGTAAACAATGTGAAGGGTGGAGTTTTACGTCGCTATTTAGATAGAAAAAAAGGAAAAAAATTAGCAAATTTTCTTGCTGAACAAAATGAGTAG
- a CDS encoding VF530 family protein — protein sequence MTQPNNPLHGIKLEQIVTDLQAHYGWEYMGHQINIRCFNQDPSVKSSLKFLRRTPWARTKVEEMYLNFLKNNT from the coding sequence ATGACACAGCCGAACAACCCTTTACATGGCATAAAGTTAGAGCAAATTGTGACTGACTTACAAGCTCATTATGGTTGGGAATATATGGGTCACCAAATTAATATTCGTTGTTTTAATCAGGATCCTTCTGTGAAATCAAGTTTAAAGTTTTTAAGACGAACACCTTGGGCGAGAACTAAAGTTGAGGAGATGTACTTGAATTTTTTGAAAAACAATACATAA
- a CDS encoding DUF6500 family protein, whose protein sequence is MTTGLKHKILEVCDKKIAQKGHTVGVSFYAFFKNKNDNPELLMEAATWWIKTHKLDHFEKAVKIKKLVE, encoded by the coding sequence ATGACGACTGGTTTAAAGCATAAGATTTTAGAAGTTTGCGATAAAAAAATTGCTCAAAAAGGTCACACTGTTGGTGTGTCGTTTTATGCTTTTTTCAAAAATAAAAACGATAATCCCGAATTGTTAATGGAAGCTGCGACCTGGTGGATTAAAACGCACAAATTAGACCATTTTGAAAAAGCAGTTAAGATTAAAAAACTAGTTGAATAA
- a CDS encoding DEAD/DEAH box helicase — protein sequence MSFQSLGLSDALLKAISKKGYTTPSPIQEKAIPPVLEGRDVLASAQTGTGKTAGFTLPLLHYLSENPKAKFRPIRALILTPTRELAAQVHQSVKDYSEFLNISSMVIFGGVNQKPQVARLRQGVDVLIATPGRLLDLHNQNLLSIKRVEVFVLDEADRMLDMGFLRDIERVMKLMPEKRQNLMFSATFSKDIRKLANGILNNPIQVEATPENTTVEAISQKVYRVAKGKKTGLIIKLISDGNWKQVLVFTRTKHGANKLCKKMISSGITAAAIHGNKSQGARTKALAGFKNGSVKVLVATDIAARGLDIPLLPHVVNFELPNISEDYVHRIGRTGRAGANGQALSLVSADETTYLRDIEKLIGQKIDVEIVEGFEPDPNASTVPIKPGQNRQQRNSRNSGSKNSSGNRNNRNKSNNSRRRNDRRN from the coding sequence ATGTCATTTCAATCTTTAGGCTTATCTGATGCCTTGTTAAAAGCAATTAGCAAAAAAGGATATACTACTCCAAGTCCAATTCAAGAAAAAGCAATTCCTCCTGTGTTAGAAGGACGTGATGTTTTAGCATCTGCGCAAACAGGTACAGGTAAAACGGCAGGTTTTACACTGCCACTTCTGCATTATTTATCTGAAAACCCAAAAGCAAAATTCAGACCAATTCGTGCTTTAATTTTAACACCAACACGAGAGCTTGCTGCACAAGTTCACCAAAGTGTTAAAGACTATAGTGAGTTTTTAAATATCAGTAGTATGGTAATTTTTGGAGGCGTGAATCAAAAGCCTCAAGTTGCTAGATTACGTCAAGGTGTAGATGTTTTAATTGCAACTCCTGGCCGTTTATTAGATTTGCATAATCAAAATTTACTATCTATTAAACGTGTGGAAGTCTTTGTGCTTGATGAAGCAGATCGAATGCTAGATATGGGGTTTTTAAGAGATATAGAACGTGTCATGAAATTAATGCCTGAGAAACGTCAGAATTTGATGTTTTCGGCTACATTTTCTAAAGATATACGAAAGCTTGCTAATGGTATCTTAAATAATCCAATTCAAGTAGAAGCGACTCCAGAAAATACTACAGTAGAAGCGATTTCTCAAAAAGTTTATCGTGTCGCTAAAGGAAAGAAAACGGGTTTAATTATTAAACTTATTTCTGATGGAAATTGGAAACAAGTTTTAGTGTTTACAAGAACAAAACATGGTGCCAATAAGCTGTGTAAAAAAATGATAAGCTCTGGTATTACTGCTGCAGCAATTCATGGAAATAAAAGTCAAGGTGCAAGAACTAAAGCGTTAGCTGGATTTAAAAATGGTAGTGTAAAAGTGCTAGTTGCTACAGATATTGCCGCTCGTGGTTTAGATATTCCTCTTTTACCTCATGTTGTGAATTTTGAATTGCCTAATATTTCTGAAGATTATGTTCATCGTATTGGAAGAACAGGAAGAGCAGGAGCCAATGGTCAAGCACTTTCTTTAGTAAGTGCAGATGAAACGACATATTTACGTGATATTGAAAAGTTAATCGGACAGAAAATCGATGTAGAAATTGTAGAAGGTTTTGAACCTGATCCTAATGCATCAACAGTGCCAATTAAACCTGGACAAAATAGACAACAACGTAATTCTCGAAATTCTGGGTCTAAAAATTCTAGCGGAAATAGAAATAATAGAAACAAGAGTAATAACTCTAGACGACGTAACGATAGACGAAACTAA